The genome window TGTTCCGTTGCCAAGGCGGATGAGGGTCTTGTCTATCCTCTGAAGGGCGGCACGCCGCCTTACACAGAGTTTCTCGACAAGGGATTTCCTTTCAAGGAGCTAACAATCGCTATTGGGGGACGGGGCGAGCCGGATCGTGAGATAGTGCCGCGGGCCCTTATCGTCCCCTTGGCGGAGGACGTCTACGTCGCTTACGATACGGAACTGATGCGGGTGGCGGCTATTTGGAAAGGGGCATTCAGCGAGCCTCTTGGCGTGTCCTTCGCTTCTTATGCCCTTCCGCTAAATAAAATAGAGGGAGGCTTCCGCAGGCTTCCGAGTCCAGCCGGGAAGATTGTCTCTCGCAGCGGAGTTTACCCAGGGTGGCAACGCTCTGGCGATGTCAGGTTGTTCGACTTCAGAGAGGCTTACATAGACGAGCGTGAACCTGGCCGGGGGCCGATGGATCCGGAGCTTGCGTCGTGGAAGGGGGTTCGGGTCACGGACGATGGCGCTTTGCTGAGCTACCTTTTGTTTGGGGCGAACGCGTTTGAGCGTTTTCAGGTCTTGGATTTGGATGGCGATATTGTCGTTGAACGACGGATACGTGTAGAGAATTTGGACTCGAAGGCGACTTTGCTGCTTCCCGGTCCAGGGGACGATGTCCGAAGTATCGATATCGGCCCAACTTCGGAGACTAGCTGCGAGTGGGTGGTACGTTATTCATTGGATGGCGATGTTTCTATTGAGGAGGTGAAAACGGATAAAGGGTTCAGCACCGCTAAGGAGCAGCTTTGGCCGGAGAAGGCTGTGACAAGCTTTTCTTTCGGAAAGGAAAATCGAGGGTACGTATTCGACCTCTTGGACTTGCCGTATCCGAATCCCTGGAAACGTCGTATTCGCCCGGTGGATATAAAGTTTAGGAAGGATGGCAGCGCGGTTTTGCTCACTTTTGACGGCGACCTTTATCGACTGACGGGATTTGAATCAGCGGATTCCAGAATCGTATGGCAGAGAATTGGGGCCGGCTTTAACGAACCTCAGACGCTCGCTCTAAGAGGAGACGATATTTTCGTGTATTCAAGAGGTGGGGTCAGTAGGCTGTGGGACTTGGACGGAGACCATGAGATCGATCGTTACGAGATGTTCTGCAATCGCTTCGTGCAGAGTCCGGATACGAGAGACTTTCCGAGTAGCATTGTAGCGATGCGGGACGGTTCATTTTTAATTTCGAAGTGCGGACAGCAAGTTGCGTCAAGAAACCCGCACAGCGGCCGGGTTCTTAAGATCTCAGCGGATGGAGAGAAGGTCTCGGTCTATGCAAGCGGCTTAAGGAACGCGTTTCTTGCTTACGATCCGTCTCGGGATTTGGTGACGGCCAGCGATCAGCAGGGCGAATGGATTCCCTCTACGCCATTGTTGGAAATCGAGGAAGGCTTGTTCTACGGGTATGAGAAGTCACCGGCAGCAACGGAGATGCCGGTCTCGCCTCCGTTGCTTTGGTTTCCGCATCGCGTGGCTCCCTCGGGAGTTGGGCAGGTGCACGGCTTCGACGAACGCTCTATCTCGTTCCGAAATAGTGTCCTGTACCTGGAGTACCATCGGCCGTCGATCCACAGAGTAAGTTTTGCGGAAGGAAACCTACGTAAAGCAAGCGCCTCGCAGTTGCCTCTGAGTTTAGAGATCCCCTTGCTCAATGGTTCGGTGAACCCGACTGATGGCATGGCATACGTGGCAGGTTTCCAGATCTGGGATTCCTCTGCTCCGCGTTTGGAGGGGATTGGCAGGATCCGGGAAGTCGAGGGGGGAATTCGCTCTCTCGAATCGATGGAGCCGGTAGCGAATGGCGTCGTTCTCAGCTATCGCACCCCGGTGGAACCGAAGGTTGCCTTGGATCCGAATCGCTACCAGGTGAGCGCTTGGGATTACCGTCGCACGGCCCAGTATGGTTCCGCCCAATACAACCAGAAGGGAGAACCGGGAATCGACAGCTTGTATGTCCATTCCGTGCATTTGTCTCAGGATCGGTGCCGGGTGTATCTCGCGATTGAGGCGATGCGTCCGGCGATGCAGGTGGAGGTTATGGTCGAATCCGACGGGAAGTGGCTGCCTACCTACTTGACTGTTGATGGCAGTAACAACACGCCCCTTGAAGCCTTGGGCTTTGGGATGCTCGATCCAGAGCGTTTGTTCAAGCTGGAACCAGCGCCGCGAGCGGAGGCGGGCAAGCGAGCGGTCGTTTCCGCAGCGCGGGGCCAGGAGATCTATTCGAATTTCGGCTGTATTGGTTGTCACTCCACCGATGGTTCGACGGAAGGACGGAGCGGACCTAGCTTTTTGGATTTGTACAACAGTCGTCGACATTTGACCGATGGAAGCGTTGTGAAGGCGACAAGATCTTATTTGAAAGAGTCGATTCTTGCGCCCTCCGAAAAGAAGGCGAAGGGCTACGATGATGGCGATGTCGGCATGCCCTCCTATGCGGGAATACTTAAGGAGGATGAGATCGAATCGATTTTGTTGTTCTTGGAGTCGCTCTAATAGGTCGAATCGTCGACGCTAGGGAGTTACGACGTCCCAGATTTTTTCTAGACTGTCTTCGCCGGCCGGGCCTCGGACGCTTAGGCGCACCACCCATTGCCCGGGCCGCGTGTAGTGGTGGATTGGGGACGGCTCGTTGGAGCTGTTCCCATCGCCAAAATCCCAATGCCAGCTCTGGATCTCTCCGTGGGAGCGATCTTCGAATTTGAAAGATCGGCGGTCCGTACCGATGTTCGTAACGCTCCAATTAGCTTGGATTGCGGGCTGTAGTTCTGGCTCGATTGGCATGAGCTTGAAAAGGCAGAGGGAGGAAGCATCGCGTACCATCTCCGTGTCATGAGCCAGGTTCATGAACGCTTCGAAGGTGTTGCCTTCG of Pelagicoccus enzymogenes contains these proteins:
- a CDS encoding DUF6797 domain-containing protein, which codes for MKLLCTYLLIFSVCSVAKADEGLVYPLKGGTPPYTEFLDKGFPFKELTIAIGGRGEPDREIVPRALIVPLAEDVYVAYDTELMRVAAIWKGAFSEPLGVSFASYALPLNKIEGGFRRLPSPAGKIVSRSGVYPGWQRSGDVRLFDFREAYIDEREPGRGPMDPELASWKGVRVTDDGALLSYLLFGANAFERFQVLDLDGDIVVERRIRVENLDSKATLLLPGPGDDVRSIDIGPTSETSCEWVVRYSLDGDVSIEEVKTDKGFSTAKEQLWPEKAVTSFSFGKENRGYVFDLLDLPYPNPWKRRIRPVDIKFRKDGSAVLLTFDGDLYRLTGFESADSRIVWQRIGAGFNEPQTLALRGDDIFVYSRGGVSRLWDLDGDHEIDRYEMFCNRFVQSPDTRDFPSSIVAMRDGSFLISKCGQQVASRNPHSGRVLKISADGEKVSVYASGLRNAFLAYDPSRDLVTASDQQGEWIPSTPLLEIEEGLFYGYEKSPAATEMPVSPPLLWFPHRVAPSGVGQVHGFDERSISFRNSVLYLEYHRPSIHRVSFAEGNLRKASASQLPLSLEIPLLNGSVNPTDGMAYVAGFQIWDSSAPRLEGIGRIREVEGGIRSLESMEPVANGVVLSYRTPVEPKVALDPNRYQVSAWDYRRTAQYGSAQYNQKGEPGIDSLYVHSVHLSQDRCRVYLAIEAMRPAMQVEVMVESDGKWLPTYLTVDGSNNTPLEALGFGMLDPERLFKLEPAPRAEAGKRAVVSAARGQEIYSNFGCIGCHSTDGSTEGRSGPSFLDLYNSRRHLTDGSVVKATRSYLKESILAPSEKKAKGYDDGDVGMPSYAGILKEDEIESILLFLESL